GTATCACGTTAGCGTGACCGAGCTGGTCGGCTGGGAACACTCGCTGAAAAACGAACTGATTATTGCCACGTACAAAAACCTGCCACGCCGCAAGCCGTCCGAGCGGCTGACGGCGATGTTGGCCGAACTCGGGCTGGAAGAACTCGCGCAACGTTTCTTCATCCCAGCGCTGGCCCGCGACAGCGAGCAGCGGATCGCCGATCCGGCGTGATCAACGACGCTCGTCGTGCGCCTCCAGCAGGCGGCGCCAGCCCGCGTGACCGAGTGCGCGCATCGTTTGCTCGTTGCGTTCGTAAATGTGCGCCGCATCTGGAAACGCATCAACAGCCCGCGTCACGCTGGCTTCCCGCAGCAGATGCAGGATCGGATACGGCGCACGGTTCGTATAGTTCTCGATGTCGTGCTCGCCGGTGCCGGCGAATTGGAACAGTGGGTGAAAGCTTGCGATCTGCACGCTGCCTTCCAGCGCGCGCCGACGCAAAAGCTTGTCCGCGCGTGGCAGGAAGTCGTTGAACGCGTAGAAGTCGGCAAATGCGTCCGGCAATATCAGCAACGTCGTATCGATCGATTGCGGATCCGCGTCGACCAGCGTTTGCAGTTCGACATCGAGTGCGGCCAGCACGTCGGCGGCGGTGCAGGCGTCGCTGACCGTGTAGCGGATCTGCTGCTTGACGTGGACGGCCTTCGCGAAAGGGCACAGATTCAGGCCAATGACGGCCCGTTCGAGCCATTGCACTGTGGCGCCGATGACGGCGGCGCGGCCCTGGCGTTTATCGTGCATCGGCATCACAGGGTGCGGTGGCCGCGTCGATCAATTGGGCGGCCAGGGCCGGCGCCGAGTCGATTATGTCGCAGCGCGGGTCGAAGGTCTGACTGGCGGTGTAGACGCCTTCAACGAGCAACGCAAGCGATGCACCGAGCCGTGCGGGCTCGTGTGCGCCGGCCTGTCGTGCCAGATCGGTCAGCCGTTCGAGCAACGCCGTCTTGTTACGGGCGACGATCTGGCGCGCCGGGTGGTCGCGGTCCGAAAACTCACACGATACGTTGACAAACGGACAACCCCGGTAGTCGGGTCGGCGCGCGCGCGCAGTCAAATCTTCAAAAAATTGCTTCAATTGGCGTGCCGGCTGCCCGGGATGTTGCGCGGTACTGCACTCGAACCGTTGCCAATACTCGGCGTCCATCCGGTTCAGGTACGCGACCACAAGCTCGTCTTTCGACGCGAACTGGCGGTACAGGCTCATTTTGTTGACGCCTGCTTGCTCGACAACTGCGTCGATGCCCACCGCACGTATGCCTTGAGCGTAGAACAGCCGCGCCGCCGCGTCGAGCAATTGTTGCTGTGCGTCGGCGCCTGCTGTTGGGGTGCGGCGATGCGTGCCGGCGGACGGCGTGCGCCCGTGCGGGGAGGGTTGATTGCTGCGACTCATGACTCTTCCTGCGCTGCACCGATACAGGAGGTCTGGCAGCGCAATACCATTCCTTGATATGTTACCGATCAGTCACTAAGATTGCAACTTCATGTTGCTGACCCGTAACATGAAGTTGCGGTCGAACCAACGGGACAGGCGCAGATGAATACAGCAGTGAAATGGATCGGCGGTCGCTTTCATCAATGTTCAACGGGCGCGGCACTACGCTGCAACGACCGGCCCGCTTTTCGGTATGCTTAGAGTTCTTCCCTGCTATGGTGACGATTCACGGCGAGACCTGACGATGACCCCCAAACCCGCCCCGACCGAAGTCGATATCCACCCGCTGCTCGCCGGGCGCTGGAGCCCGCGTGCCTATGCCGACAAGCCGGTGACGCGCGACATACAGCACCAAATTCTCGAGGCGGCGCGCTGGGCGCCGTCGTCATATAACTTGCAGCCCTGGCGTTTTATCGTCTTTGACAAGCATGCCGATGCGCCCACCTATGACCGTGCTTTTGTCACGCTCGTGCCGTTCAACCAGGGCTGGAGCAAGCCGGTGCCGGTGCTGATTGCCGTGCTGGCCAAGACCACCACGCCAAAGGGCGACACGAACCCCTGCGCGCAGTACGATACCGGCGCGGCGGCGATGGCGCTGGTGCTGCAGGCGCATGCGCTCGGCCTGTGCGCGCATCAGATGAGCGGCTTTGACGTCAATGCCTTCAAGCAAACCTTTCAGACTCCCGAC
This sequence is a window from Mycetohabitans rhizoxinica HKI 454. Protein-coding genes within it:
- a CDS encoding DUF1415 domain-containing protein, which gives rise to MHDKRQGRAAVIGATVQWLERAVIGLNLCPFAKAVHVKQQIRYTVSDACTAADVLAALDVELQTLVDADPQSIDTTLLILPDAFADFYAFNDFLPRADKLLRRRALEGSVQIASFHPLFQFAGTGEHDIENYTNRAPYPILHLLREASVTRAVDAFPDAAHIYERNEQTMRALGHAGWRRLLEAHDERR
- a CDS encoding TetR/AcrR family transcriptional regulator, giving the protein MSRSNQPSPHGRTPSAGTHRRTPTAGADAQQQLLDAAARLFYAQGIRAVGIDAVVEQAGVNKMSLYRQFASKDELVVAYLNRMDAEYWQRFECSTAQHPGQPARQLKQFFEDLTARARRPDYRGCPFVNVSCEFSDRDHPARQIVARNKTALLERLTDLARQAGAHEPARLGASLALLVEGVYTASQTFDPRCDIIDSAPALAAQLIDAATAPCDADAR
- a CDS encoding nitroreductase family protein; its protein translation is MTPKPAPTEVDIHPLLAGRWSPRAYADKPVTRDIQHQILEAARWAPSSYNLQPWRFIVFDKHADAPTYDRAFVTLVPFNQGWSKPVPVLIAVLAKTTTPKGDTNPCAQYDTGAAAMALVLQAHALGLCAHQMSGFDVNAFKQTFQTPDDVLPIAMIAIGHPGDPALLGEALREREWAPRQRLAVSELAFAGAWNKPF